Proteins encoded within one genomic window of Rubripirellula tenax:
- a CDS encoding DinB family protein, translated as MKMCDSTTWLDAMRETVASYRRMIDATIAQLTDAELHSRPTEDSNSVAIILRHLGGNLQSRWTDFLTTDGEKPDRNRDAEFLDWDGDRQSLMEHFDRGWSALVNAIESIDAENVGQTILIRGESHTIALALTRSVTHLTYHVGQIVMIARMVHDGEWRWLTIAPGLSGDHNNRTWGTKASRSVFTDEENTK; from the coding sequence ATGAAAATGTGCGACTCGACAACATGGCTCGATGCGATGCGTGAGACGGTTGCGTCCTACCGACGTATGATCGACGCCACCATCGCACAGTTGACCGATGCCGAACTCCACTCGCGTCCAACGGAGGACTCTAACTCGGTCGCGATAATCCTGCGCCACCTTGGAGGCAACCTTCAAAGCCGATGGACAGACTTCCTGACTACCGACGGAGAAAAGCCTGACCGAAATCGTGACGCCGAGTTTCTTGATTGGGATGGAGACCGGCAATCGCTGATGGAGCACTTCGATCGCGGATGGTCAGCGCTTGTCAACGCGATCGAATCAATTGACGCTGAGAACGTCGGTCAGACCATACTCATCAGGGGTGAATCGCATACAATCGCGTTAGCACTCACTCGTTCCGTAACTCATTTGACATATCACGTCGGCCAAATTGTGATGATCGCACGCATGGTCCACGATGGCGAGTGGCGCTGGCTAACAATCGCGCCAGGATTGTCTGGCGATCACAATAACCGAACTTGGGGCACCAAGGCCAGCCGCAGCGTTTTCACCGACGAAGAGAACACCAAATAA